A genome region from Dolichospermum compactum NIES-806 includes the following:
- a CDS encoding choice-of-anchor I family protein, translating into MNSIQLNHIGTIKLSGAEISDFDPISQRLFVTGESGNKPVLQVVDVSDANNPTQVTNIDLSNLGAGIQSVAVRKGIGTGNSIVAIAVSATTSTDPGKIAFYDAVTLTKISEVTVGALPDMITFTADGSKLLVTNEGEPSENYAIDPEGSISIIDVSGNIASLDNSKVTTANFTAFNEQKETLKAAGVRLFGLNAAVAQDLEPEYIAVSSDGKTAFVTLQENNAFAVLEIATASITKIVPLGFKDHNLPGNGLDASDRDVNGTSSGGGKINIQNWPIFGMYQPDAISSFLVGNKTYYITANEGDARIRPTANGTFGNEGSLFNEEARVSSLALDPTAFPNATELKKPENLGRLTVTNKLGDTDGDGDFDQLYAYGARSFSIWDDQGKLVYDSGDQIEQILKQRTPTLFNANNGSATEFDTRSDNKGPEPESTVVGVIDGIPYGFVGLERAGGGVMVYNLSNPTAPQFVQYIRTEGDVSPEGLKFISAENSPNSRPMLAVSNEVSNTVSFYEIASQPKLTTYEFQNLPKLGTTSTGQDIFLGGFSGLYFQGVADNGNLKFVTHTDRGPNGEPTGQNRPFLLPNFQPEIVSFELNQTTNQITITKRTGLFREDGTTPLTGLPNVQAGAGGTAYTDEIGVDLNGQILPNDTLGADVEGIVIAPNGNYWLVDEYRPAIYHFDVNGKLLERFVPQGTAAATEPDQPAGTFGTEVLPAVYAQRRANRGFEAIALEGNKLYAFIQSPIDNPDNGTDTTSRNSRNLRILEFDIVSKQVTGEYLYLLDDITGSGNAKTDKIGDAVALGNGKFAVVERDDRSDNTSNKLIYQIDLTTATNINNPANFTLPSAKNIEQLSPAELTTAGIIAANKTLIVNAAQVGYTGVEKLEGLALVAPNILALINDNDFNVAGTTIPEKLGIIELPNNLPVTISGTSGNDILLASASGYTLLGLAGNDSIDGVTGTGDNILDGGEGDDEIFAKENDTALGGSGIDRLFSDGQGNNILSGGEGNDQIFPDRNDKVFGDAGNDIIFSGLGGNTLTGGDGQDTFWLANAAYLQSPNIITDFNPAQDSLKVDVEGFKNISQLTFSPQGNYTLISANSNPLAILKNYELPQFAITSASATEGNIIIFTVTRTGNNSSSQSVTVTTSIATGDTASDTDLTAKTATLTFAPGETTTTFAVQTTQDVLFEGNETFTVSLSNPTNVSIISSTNATAQGTITNDDPAPIFSIATAEASEGNAINFTVTRTGDAQAQQSVTLVTSIATGDTASDTDLTAKTETLTFAQGETTKIFAVQTTPDALFEDQETFTAGLSNATNGAIISSTNATAKGTINNDDTAPVFSIAAASATEGSEVNFTVTRTGDAQANQSVTVATSIATDDTASTSDLTAKTETLTFAPGETTTTFTVQTTQDSLFEGNETFTVSLSNPNNGAVVSSTNATAKGTINNDDTAPVFSIAAASATEGSEVNFTVTRTGDAQANQSVTVATSIATDDTASTSDLTAKTETLTFAPGETTTTFTVQTTQDTLFEGNETFTVSLSNPNNDAVVSSTNATAKGTINNDDTAPNKKPNLQSFTQNGQEDQIISFGIGDFKNKGKYQDEDNNDLMAIKVISLPTAGSLTFVNGQQVIVNQEILVNDLANVRYNPVINANGNVATFTVAAIDNGTPKVESDPATITINLTPVNDPPVAQNDQLSVSQGSAGTINPLNNDSDPEGDSLKLTGKTDGKYGKVEINGNNLTYTLSDANYLGNDVFSYTVSDGSLSASADVKVTVTGKATTATVAPTQLISIAPDDKLIPKEAGTLTGIVDKLGYEFPNNYNPSLVKNFLQNALNQTTAAFNNLFGLYEVDNVTGSVNGIKPGDTGYAKAALSKVVDNFIVRVGGSASGAASDVIVSGGKIYSPFVIANGGNFSGNLQQAINAFFAANPNNSPANAQNYTTLPVAYFSFGVANPDGAAHLKSFGNNTFGFEDLPAGVGVSDYDFNDAVFSFGAVV; encoded by the coding sequence ATGAATTCAATTCAACTTAACCATATCGGTACTATCAAATTAAGCGGCGCAGAAATTTCTGATTTTGATCCCATATCTCAACGCCTGTTTGTGACTGGAGAATCTGGGAATAAACCTGTTCTCCAAGTAGTGGATGTTTCTGATGCAAATAACCCCACTCAAGTTACTAACATTGATCTTTCTAACTTAGGTGCAGGAATTCAAAGTGTAGCCGTCAGAAAAGGCATAGGAACTGGAAATAGCATTGTGGCGATCGCTGTTTCTGCAACTACAAGTACCGACCCTGGTAAAATTGCTTTTTATGACGCTGTAACTCTCACTAAAATTTCCGAAGTGACAGTAGGTGCTTTACCTGACATGATCACTTTCACTGCGGATGGTAGCAAATTACTTGTCACCAACGAAGGAGAACCCAGTGAAAATTATGCCATTGATCCAGAAGGTTCAATTAGTATTATTGATGTTTCTGGAAACATTGCCAGTTTAGATAATAGTAAAGTTACAACTGCAAATTTCACGGCATTTAATGAGCAAAAAGAAACTTTAAAAGCCGCCGGAGTCAGACTTTTTGGGCTTAATGCCGCCGTTGCTCAAGATTTAGAACCAGAGTATATTGCAGTTTCTTCCGATGGCAAAACTGCATTTGTTACCCTACAAGAAAATAACGCCTTTGCAGTTTTAGAGATTGCTACTGCTAGTATTACTAAAATTGTTCCATTAGGTTTTAAAGATCATAATTTACCAGGAAATGGTCTTGATGCTAGTGATAGAGATGTTAATGGTACTTCTAGTGGTGGAGGTAAAATTAATATTCAAAATTGGCCAATTTTCGGGATGTATCAACCCGATGCAATTAGCTCTTTCCTAGTTGGCAATAAAACCTATTATATCACCGCAAATGAAGGAGATGCGCGGATTCGTCCTACCGCAAATGGTACTTTTGGTAATGAAGGATCACTATTTAACGAAGAAGCAAGAGTTTCTAGTTTAGCTCTTGATCCTACAGCTTTTCCTAATGCTACTGAGTTGAAAAAACCGGAAAATTTAGGACGTTTAACCGTTACCAATAAACTGGGAGATACCGATGGAGACGGAGACTTTGATCAACTTTATGCTTACGGCGCTCGTTCCTTCTCAATTTGGGATGATCAAGGTAAATTAGTATATGACAGTGGCGACCAAATTGAACAAATTCTCAAACAACGAACGCCTACACTTTTTAATGCTAATAATGGTTCAGCCACTGAATTTGATACTCGTTCCGATAATAAAGGCCCTGAACCAGAAAGTACAGTTGTTGGTGTAATTGATGGTATTCCTTATGGATTCGTTGGCTTAGAAAGGGCTGGCGGTGGGGTGATGGTATATAATCTTAGTAACCCCACTGCACCTCAATTTGTTCAGTATATTAGAACCGAAGGTGATGTCTCTCCTGAAGGCTTAAAATTTATCTCTGCGGAAAATAGTCCCAATTCTCGTCCCATGTTGGCAGTTTCTAATGAAGTTAGTAATACTGTTAGCTTTTATGAAATAGCTTCCCAACCAAAGTTAACTACTTATGAATTTCAAAATCTACCCAAATTAGGCACAACTTCCACCGGACAAGATATCTTCTTGGGTGGTTTTTCTGGATTGTATTTCCAAGGTGTGGCAGATAATGGCAATCTCAAATTTGTTACCCATACAGATCGTGGTCCCAATGGTGAACCCACAGGTCAAAATAGACCGTTTTTATTACCAAATTTTCAACCAGAAATAGTCAGTTTTGAACTCAATCAAACCACTAATCAAATCACGATTACCAAAAGAACTGGGTTATTTCGTGAAGATGGTACAACCCCATTAACTGGACTTCCCAACGTCCAAGCTGGGGCTGGTGGAACAGCTTACACTGATGAAATCGGCGTTGATTTAAATGGTCAAATCTTACCTAATGATACTTTAGGGGCTGATGTCGAAGGTATCGTGATTGCACCAAATGGCAACTATTGGCTGGTAGATGAATATCGTCCCGCAATTTACCATTTTGATGTCAATGGGAAGTTACTTGAGCGTTTTGTTCCCCAAGGAACAGCAGCAGCCACAGAACCAGATCAACCCGCAGGGACTTTTGGAACTGAGGTATTACCCGCAGTTTACGCCCAAAGACGGGCAAATCGCGGCTTTGAAGCAATAGCACTAGAAGGTAACAAACTATATGCTTTTATTCAAAGTCCAATTGATAATCCCGATAATGGCACTGATACAACCTCCAGAAATTCCCGTAATTTGCGAATTTTGGAATTTGACATAGTTTCTAAACAGGTAACTGGTGAATATCTCTATCTCTTGGATGATATTACAGGCAGTGGTAATGCCAAAACTGATAAAATCGGTGATGCTGTTGCATTGGGTAATGGTAAATTTGCAGTTGTAGAAAGAGATGATAGAAGTGATAATACTTCCAATAAACTTATCTATCAAATAGATTTAACAACAGCTACTAATATCAATAATCCTGCTAACTTTACTTTGCCAAGTGCTAAGAATATTGAACAATTAAGCCCGGCTGAATTAACTACCGCTGGAATTATTGCTGCTAACAAAACTTTAATTGTTAATGCAGCACAAGTAGGTTACACCGGAGTTGAAAAATTAGAAGGTTTGGCATTAGTTGCCCCCAATATTCTGGCTTTGATTAATGATAATGATTTTAATGTTGCTGGCACAACAATTCCTGAAAAATTAGGCATTATTGAACTACCAAATAATCTACCTGTTACTATTAGTGGTACTTCTGGAAACGATATATTATTAGCATCTGCCAGCGGTTATACTCTCCTGGGTTTAGCAGGTAATGACTCCATTGATGGTGTCACAGGAACAGGTGACAATATCCTAGATGGTGGTGAAGGTGATGATGAAATCTTTGCTAAGGAAAATGATACGGCTTTAGGTGGTTCAGGAATTGACCGTTTATTCTCCGATGGTCAAGGTAATAATATTTTATCTGGTGGTGAAGGGAATGATCAAATATTCCCTGATCGGAATGACAAAGTATTTGGTGATGCTGGTAATGATATCATCTTCTCTGGTCTTGGTGGTAACACCTTAACAGGTGGTGATGGTCAAGATACATTTTGGTTAGCTAATGCTGCATATCTGCAAAGTCCCAATATAATTACAGATTTTAATCCGGCACAAGATTCACTAAAAGTGGATGTTGAAGGATTCAAAAACATCAGTCAACTGACATTTTCACCCCAGGGAAATTACACCTTAATTAGTGCGAATAGTAATCCCTTAGCTATTCTGAAGAATTATGAATTACCACAGTTTGCTATCACCTCAGCTTCAGCAACAGAAGGAAATATCATAATTTTCACTGTCACTCGGACAGGAAATAATTCGTCTTCACAAAGTGTAACTGTAACTACCTCTATTGCTACAGGGGATACAGCCAGTGATACCGACTTGACTGCAAAAACGGCAACTTTGACTTTTGCACCGGGAGAGACTACTACAACCTTTGCTGTCCAAACAACTCAAGATGTCCTGTTTGAAGGAAATGAGACATTTACTGTCAGTTTAAGTAATCCTACAAATGTATCAATCATTAGTTCTACAAACGCCACAGCCCAAGGAACTATTACTAATGATGATCCAGCCCCCATATTTAGCATTGCTACCGCTGAGGCATCAGAAGGAAATGCTATCAACTTTACTGTAACTCGAACAGGAGATGCCCAGGCTCAACAAAGTGTGACTTTAGTTACCTCTATTGCTACAGGTGATACAGCCAGTGATACCGACTTGACTGCAAAAACGGAAACTCTGACTTTTGCACAGGGAGAAACTACTAAAATCTTTGCTGTCCAAACAACTCCAGATGCCCTATTTGAAGACCAAGAAACTTTTACTGCTGGTTTAAGCAATGCTACCAATGGTGCAATCATTAGTTCCACAAATGCCACAGCCAAAGGAACAATTAATAATGATGACACTGCACCCGTATTTAGTATTGCTGCTGCTTCCGCAACGGAAGGAAGTGAGGTAAATTTCACTGTCACTCGTACAGGGGATGCTCAAGCTAACCAAAGTGTGACTGTAGCAACTTCTATTGCGACAGATGATACAGCTAGTACTAGTGACTTGACGGCAAAAACGGAGACTTTAACTTTTGCACCTGGAGAGACTACTACAACCTTTACTGTCCAAACAACTCAAGATAGCCTATTTGAAGGCAATGAGACTTTCACTGTCAGTTTGAGTAATCCTAATAACGGTGCAGTTGTTAGTTCCACCAACGCTACAGCGAAAGGAACAATTAATAATGATGACACTGCACCCGTATTTAGTATTGCTGCTGCTTCCGCAACGGAAGGAAGTGAGGTAAATTTCACTGTCACTCGTACAGGGGATGCTCAAGCTAACCAAAGTGTGACTGTAGCCACTTCTATTGCGACAGATGATACAGCTAGTACCAGTGACTTGACGGCAAAAACGGAGACTTTAACTTTTGCACCTGGAGAGACTACTACAACCTTTACTGTCCAAACAACTCAAGATACCCTATTTGAAGGCAATGAGACTTTTACTGTCAGTTTGAGTAATCCTAATAATGATGCAGTTGTTAGTTCCACCAACGCTACAGCGAAAGGAACAATTAATAATGATGACACTGCACCCAACAAAAAACCAAATCTGCAAAGCTTCACCCAAAATGGACAAGAAGATCAAATAATAAGTTTTGGTATTGGAGACTTCAAAAACAAGGGTAAATACCAAGACGAAGACAATAATGATTTAATGGCAATTAAGGTAATAAGTTTACCAACCGCTGGAAGCCTAACTTTTGTGAATGGTCAACAAGTGATTGTCAATCAAGAGATATTAGTTAATGACCTGGCTAATGTGCGATATAATCCCGTTATTAATGCTAATGGTAATGTTGCCACATTCACAGTAGCAGCGATTGATAATGGTACTCCAAAAGTAGAATCTGATCCTGCTACAATAACAATCAATCTGACTCCGGTAAATGATCCTCCCGTTGCACAAAATGATCAATTGTCTGTCAGTCAAGGAAGTGCGGGAACTATCAACCCTTTAAACAATGATAGTGACCCTGAAGGAGATAGTTTAAAGCTCACCGGCAAAACCGACGGTAAATATGGCAAAGTTGAGATCAATGGCAATAATTTGACCTATACGCTGTCAGATGCCAATTATTTGGGTAATGATGTCTTTAGTTACACTGTTTCTGATGGTAGTCTTTCCGCAAGTGCTGATGTTAAGGTAACGGTTACGGGTAAAGCTACAACTGCTACAGTAGCACCAACTCAGCTAATCTCAATTGCTCCTGATGATAAACTGATTCCCAAGGAAGCAGGTACATTAACTGGTATTGTTGATAAATTGGGCTACGAATTTCCTAATAACTACAACCCATCCCTTGTCAAAAACTTCCTGCAAAATGCCCTAAATCAGACCACCGCAGCCTTTAATAATCTGTTCGGTCTATATGAGGTGGATAATGTAACCGGGTCTGTAAATGGCATTAAACCAGGGGACACCGGTTATGCGAAAGCCGCTTTGAGTAAGGTAGTAGATAACTTTATTGTGCGGGTAGGGGGTTCAGCTAGTGGTGCTGCAAGTGATGTCATTGTCAGTGGTGGTAAAATCTATTCTCCTTTTGTAATTGCTAATGGTGGTAACTTTTCTGGTAATCTTCAACAAGCGATTAATGCTTTCTTTGCTGCGAACCCTAATAATAGTCCGGCTAATGCCCAAAATTACACGACTTTACCTGTAGCCTATTTTAGCTTTGGGGTAGCTAACCCAGATGGTGCAGCCCACTTGAAGAGTTTTGGCAATAATACTTTTGGTTTTGAAGATTTACCTGCGGGTGTGGGAGTAAGTGACTACGATTTTAATGATGCGGTTTTCTCCTTTGGAGCGGTCGTCTAG
- a CDS encoding NAD(P)/FAD-dependent oxidoreductase, with translation MQELLYLEIPTPDTVSVSKWLQTDFVVENGQKLITPDGLRLRSAVQSPTSGDVELSIFVWSVQRTTYLKVFRWGDEPFPGERGILQSLTQEIRGRFPNCYPELPVIDARNSIFAELEPYYPLTVKYFQKMSNGEYHLNRAYWWEQRWREGVRNPQKPRQVVFYQGNSQETSPVLSPAASPEYDLIYIGGALGSIHAAVMAKLGYKVLLVERLPFGKMNREWNISRDEIQSLINLGLLTNAELAEIISREYKDGFNKFFDGNNPATLKSSVLHTPTVLNIALDSERLLALCGQKLQAAGGDIWDETEFSQVNISSTQVAINVKHLPTGNERQVSGRLLIDAMGTASPIAWQLNGGRAFDSVCPTVGAVIEKGFEPGVWDSEYGDVLYSHGDISRGRQLIWELFPGGGEELTIYLFHYHEVNEQNPGSLLEMYEDFFTILPEYRRCDLDKLVWRKPTFGYIPGHFSVDSSDRTIAVDRLISIGDAASLQSPLVFTGFGSLVRNLDRLTTLLNIALKHDLLSQQHLNKIRAYQSNVAVMWLFSKGMMVPTGKFIAPQMINSMLNTFFGLLTDETPEVTDNFIKDRCDWFTFNRLALKAAMKNPALLLWIWQLAGWRDLLRWLGNYVSFARHALVSLILGTWFPQFLKWNQSWLENRFPGLWLQLLVINYAISTGRPRLPPALR, from the coding sequence ATGCAAGAACTTCTTTATTTAGAAATTCCTACGCCCGATACAGTATCCGTTAGCAAATGGCTACAAACAGATTTTGTTGTTGAAAATGGGCAAAAATTAATTACCCCAGATGGTTTGCGGTTGAGAAGCGCGGTTCAAAGTCCCACTTCTGGTGATGTAGAACTGTCTATATTTGTGTGGTCGGTGCAGCGAACAACTTATCTCAAGGTATTCCGTTGGGGAGATGAACCTTTTCCAGGGGAGAGAGGTATTCTCCAATCTCTGACACAGGAAATTAGAGGTCGCTTTCCTAATTGCTACCCGGAACTACCTGTCATTGATGCCCGAAATTCAATTTTCGCAGAGCTAGAACCTTATTATCCCTTAACTGTTAAGTATTTTCAGAAAATGTCTAATGGGGAATATCACCTCAACCGGGCTTACTGGTGGGAACAACGGTGGCGCGAAGGGGTAAGAAATCCGCAAAAGCCCAGGCAAGTGGTATTTTATCAAGGGAATAGCCAGGAAACATCACCTGTTCTTTCTCCTGCTGCTAGTCCTGAGTATGACCTGATTTATATTGGTGGTGCTTTGGGGTCAATTCATGCGGCGGTGATGGCTAAATTGGGCTATAAGGTGTTGTTGGTGGAAAGATTACCTTTTGGTAAAATGAACAGAGAATGGAATATTTCTCGTGATGAAATCCAAAGTTTAATCAATTTGGGTTTGTTAACAAATGCTGAATTAGCAGAAATTATTTCTAGGGAGTATAAGGACGGTTTTAATAAGTTTTTTGATGGAAATAATCCTGCTACGTTAAAATCGTCTGTTCTCCACACTCCTACAGTCCTGAATATAGCTTTAGATTCAGAAAGGTTACTGGCATTATGTGGACAAAAACTTCAAGCTGCTGGTGGTGATATTTGGGATGAAACGGAGTTTTCCCAGGTGAATATTAGTTCGACACAAGTTGCTATTAATGTCAAACATTTGCCGACTGGGAATGAACGGCAAGTGAGTGGAAGGTTGTTGATAGATGCAATGGGAACGGCTTCACCAATTGCTTGGCAATTAAATGGTGGTCGGGCTTTTGATAGTGTGTGTCCAACGGTGGGAGCGGTGATTGAAAAGGGCTTTGAGCCTGGAGTTTGGGATTCTGAGTATGGGGATGTTCTCTATAGTCATGGGGATATTTCTAGGGGACGACAGTTGATTTGGGAGTTGTTTCCTGGGGGTGGGGAAGAGTTGACGATTTATCTGTTTCACTATCATGAGGTGAATGAGCAAAATCCTGGTTCTCTGTTGGAAATGTATGAGGATTTTTTCACTATTTTGCCAGAGTATCGGCGTTGTGATTTGGATAAATTAGTGTGGAGAAAGCCCACTTTTGGCTATATACCAGGACATTTTAGTGTAGATAGTAGCGATCGCACTATTGCAGTTGATAGATTAATTTCCATTGGTGATGCTGCTTCTTTGCAGTCTCCTCTAGTTTTTACTGGTTTTGGTTCTTTAGTCCGCAATTTAGACCGATTAACTACTCTGTTAAATATCGCGCTCAAACATGATTTATTAAGTCAGCAACACTTAAATAAAATTCGGGCTTACCAAAGTAATGTGGCGGTAATGTGGTTGTTTTCTAAGGGAATGATGGTTCCTACTGGCAAATTTATCGCCCCCCAAATGATAAATTCGATGCTGAATACTTTCTTTGGGTTATTAACAGATGAAACCCCGGAAGTTACAGATAATTTCATTAAAGATCGTTGTGATTGGTTTACTTTTAACCGTCTAGCTTTGAAAGCAGCCATGAAAAATCCCGCTTTATTATTGTGGATTTGGCAATTAGCTGGTTGGCGAGATTTATTACGTTGGCTGGGTAATTATGTTAGTTTTGCTCGTCATGCTTTAGTCAGTCTGATTTTGGGGACATGGTTTCCACAATTCTTAAAATGGAATCAATCTTGGTTAGAAAATCGCTTTCCAGGATTATGGTTACAATTGTTAGTAATTAACTATGCAATTTCTACTGGTAGACCACGATTACCGCCGGCGTTGCGTTAG
- the dnaX gene encoding DNA polymerase III subunit gamma/tau: MSYEPLHHKYRPKSFAELVGQEAIATTLTNAILSAKIAPAYLFTGPRGTGKTSSARILAKSLNCLQGNQPTPQPCGVCEICQGITKGYSTDVIEIDAASNTGVDNIRELIERAQFAPMQCRYKVYVIDECLTGDSLILTDAGLVRIDNSNIQGQRVLSYNDSSEKWEFKKVVRWLDQGEKQTLVIKTTHREIKCTSNHLIRTDHAWIAAKDVKEGMNILSPVNVDAARSFTNLQKVESVHLAGVERVYDLEVEDNHNFVANGLLVHNCHMLSTAAFNALLKTLEEPPKHVVFVLATTDPQRVLPTIISRCQRFDFRRIQLEAMVKHLTHIADKESINISHDSLTLVGQIAQGGLRDAESLLDQLALVAGEVTPDKVWDLVGSVSEKDLFGLLEAIAQDQAEIVLDTTRRILDRGREPLIILQNLAAFYRDFLIAKTAPNRQDLVACTQSTWTSLVEFAQKFDISTILLGQQHLRTAEVQLKNTTQPRLWLEVTLLGLLPSANIQIPTANIPQRTNTTAATPTYQPVAAPPAYPPTNYNPSVNFAPPPQELVSPPPTNHQPAAVQPVGESSQYDLTQLWQQVRGHIQQLPAQALLGQMCHLMEFNGSIVRIGVKPAWYDKAKTYLPIITTAFRQTFQQEIQVTLEKATTANATSTRRNPPPRTSPPVPQPPQPTHQQPPQPTHQQPPPQIPQPVATVSTPLPAPVQIEPVVTNSAPVQTISPPPVSPSPSNWDHDGVVKAAESLAKFFSGEIIRMTDDSFQLSDSVSSKETPEIYESYVDDEYN; encoded by the coding sequence ATGTCTTACGAACCCCTGCACCATAAGTATCGGCCAAAGAGCTTCGCTGAACTGGTGGGTCAAGAGGCGATCGCTACTACCCTAACAAATGCCATTCTTTCAGCGAAAATCGCCCCTGCCTATTTGTTCACTGGACCTAGAGGTACAGGAAAAACTTCCAGTGCGAGAATTCTTGCTAAATCTCTCAATTGTCTCCAAGGCAACCAGCCAACCCCCCAACCCTGCGGCGTTTGTGAAATCTGTCAGGGGATTACTAAAGGCTATTCTACTGATGTTATTGAAATTGACGCTGCCAGTAATACGGGTGTTGATAACATCCGGGAACTGATTGAAAGGGCGCAGTTTGCCCCGATGCAGTGCCGTTATAAAGTGTATGTGATTGATGAGTGCCTAACTGGAGACTCATTAATTCTTACAGATGCCGGACTTGTCCGCATTGATAACTCGAATATTCAAGGTCAGAGAGTTCTTAGTTACAATGATTCCTCTGAAAAATGGGAATTTAAAAAAGTTGTCCGTTGGTTAGATCAAGGGGAAAAGCAAACTTTAGTTATCAAAACAACTCACAGAGAGATTAAGTGTACAAGTAATCATTTAATCAGGACTGATCATGCATGGATAGCAGCCAAAGACGTAAAAGAAGGAATGAACATACTATCCCCTGTGAATGTGGATGCGGCACGCTCATTTACAAATTTGCAGAAGGTAGAATCTGTTCACCTCGCTGGAGTTGAGCGAGTTTATGATCTGGAAGTTGAGGATAATCATAACTTTGTAGCTAATGGGTTATTAGTGCATAACTGTCATATGTTAAGTACCGCAGCATTCAATGCGTTACTTAAAACCCTAGAAGAACCACCTAAACACGTTGTTTTCGTTCTGGCGACAACAGACCCACAAAGGGTATTACCAACAATTATTTCTCGTTGTCAAAGGTTTGATTTTCGACGGATTCAGTTAGAGGCAATGGTAAAACATTTAACACATATTGCCGATAAAGAAAGTATTAATATTTCCCATGATTCCCTGACTTTAGTAGGACAAATTGCCCAAGGGGGATTAAGAGATGCAGAAAGTTTATTAGATCAATTAGCTTTAGTCGCTGGGGAAGTAACACCGGATAAAGTTTGGGATTTGGTGGGTTCAGTCAGCGAAAAAGACCTATTTGGATTGTTAGAAGCGATCGCTCAAGATCAAGCAGAAATAGTCCTAGACACTACCCGAAGAATCCTCGATAGAGGACGAGAACCCCTAATTATTCTCCAAAATCTCGCCGCTTTTTATCGAGATTTTCTCATCGCTAAAACTGCCCCCAATCGTCAAGATTTAGTTGCTTGTACTCAGTCAACCTGGACATCATTAGTTGAATTTGCCCAAAAATTTGACATCAGTACCATCTTGCTAGGACAACAACACCTGAGAACAGCTGAAGTCCAACTAAAAAACACCACTCAACCCCGGTTATGGTTAGAAGTAACATTACTGGGATTATTACCCAGTGCCAATATTCAAATCCCAACTGCAAATATCCCGCAAAGAACCAATACAACTGCTGCAACCCCAACATATCAACCCGTTGCTGCACCACCAGCATATCCACCCACAAATTACAATCCATCTGTTAATTTCGCACCACCACCCCAAGAACTTGTATCTCCACCACCCACAAACCATCAACCAGCAGCAGTACAACCAGTAGGAGAAAGTTCACAATACGATTTAACTCAACTTTGGCAACAAGTTCGTGGACATATTCAACAGCTACCCGCACAAGCACTGCTAGGTCAAATGTGCCATTTAATGGAATTTAATGGTTCTATTGTCCGTATTGGTGTCAAACCTGCTTGGTATGACAAAGCAAAAACTTATTTACCTATTATCACCACAGCCTTTAGACAAACTTTCCAGCAAGAAATTCAAGTTACTTTAGAAAAAGCTACTACTGCAAACGCGACATCTACCAGAAGAAATCCACCACCACGAACTTCTCCTCCAGTTCCACAACCACCCCAACCTACACATCAACAACCACCCCAACCTACACATCAACAACCACCCCCACAGATACCACAACCAGTAGCTACGGTATCCACACCACTACCCGCACCAGTCCAAATTGAGCCTGTTGTTACCAATTCAGCACCAGTACAAACTATTTCTCCGCCACCGGTGTCACCATCTCCATCAAATTGGGATCATGATGGAGTCGTTAAAGCTGCGGAAAGTTTAGCCAAATTCTTTTCGGGAGAAATTATTCGGATGACAGATGACAGTTTCCAACTATCGGACTCTGTTAGTTCCAAAGAAACACCGGAGATATATGAATCCTATGTTGATGATGAATATAATTAA